In Limnohabitans sp. TEGF004, the genomic window TTAAGGATAGTCACCATCGCTACAGAATTTCGCGACCGCCGCCAGCGCGAGGAACGCAAACACCGCCTTAACCGGGAAATCATGGCCCCGGAAGTCCGCCTTTCAGGTCCTGACAACGAACCCCTCGGTATCGTGAGCTTGGCTGATGCCTTGCGTATGGCCGGTGAGATTGACGTTGACTTGGTTGAAATTGCCGCCACGGCTGTGCCGCCGGTGTGCCGTTTGATGGACTACGGTAAGTTCAAGTACCAAGAGCAAAAGAAGGCTGCCGAAGCGAAGTCCAAGCAAAAGGTCATCGAGGTCAAGGAAATCAAGTTCCGTCCCGGTACCGATGATGGTGACTACAACATCAAGATGCGCAACATCAAGCGCTTCTTAGATGACGGTGACAAATGCAAGATCACGCTGCGCTTTCGTGGCCGCGAGATCACGCATCAAGAAATCGGTATGGCGCTGTTGCAGCGCATCCGTGATGAGTTGGCGGACCTGATCGTTGTTGAGCAGTTCCCCAAGCTTGAAGGGCGTCAGATGATCATGATGATCGCGCCTGGTAAGAAGAAATCGGGTGGCGCCGCCAAACCCGCTGCAGAAGCTGCTCCGGCAGCGTCTGCATAAAAGGCGACGCAGATTAGTGTCTCGGGGCTTACAAGACTACGCACCCTGCGTAGGCGCCTCGCGAGCACAAATTAAAGGAGCATCTAAATGCCCAAAATGAAGACCAAAAGCAGCGCTAAAAAGCGCTTCCGCGTTCGTCCAGGCGGTACCGTTAAACGCGGTCAAGCCTTCAAACGTCACATCTTGACTAAGAAGACGACCAAGAACAAGCGTCACTTGCGTGGTGCAGTGAATGTGCATGAGACCAACATGGGTCACATGGCGCAAATGCTGCCCAAGTGCGGCCTGTAATTAACTGACGAACAAGGAGAAAAAATATGCCTCGCGTTAAACGTGGTGTTACGGCCCGTGCCCGTCACAAAAAAGTTCTGGCTTTAGCCAAAGGTTTCCGCGGTCGTCGCGGTAACGTCTTCCGCATCGCTAAACAAGCGGTGATGAAGGCTGGTCAATATGCTTACCGCGACCGCCGCACTAAAAAGCGCGTGTTCCGTCAGCTGTGGATCGCTCGTATCAATGCTGCTGCACGTCAGTGCGGTCTGACATACAGCCAATTCGCCAACGGCCTGAAAAAGGCAGCGATCGAAATCGACCGCAAGATGTTGGCCGACTTGGCCGTTCACGACATGGCTGCTTTCGCCAGTATCGTGAATCAAGTCAAAGCCAAATTGGCCGCTTGATAGTCAAGGGTTAACCACCCACGAGTAAAGGGGTTGGGGCTACACAGCTTCAATCCCTTTTTTTGTTTTCTCCTCTCCCCAAATTCTTATGAACGAGTTGGACTCTCTGGTCGCCAGTGCCCAGGCCCTGTTTGCACAAAGCACCACACCGGCTGATCTTGAAAACGCCAAGGCCCAGTTCTTGGGCAAGTCAGGCCGCATCACCGAGATGATGAAAGGCATGGCCGCATTGAGCGTCGAAGAAAAGAAATCGACCGGTGCCGCCATCAACGTGGCCAAGCAAGCGATTGAAGCCGCGCTCACGGCACGCCGCCAAGCCTTGGCCGATGCCGAACTCGAGACCCAACTCAAAGCCGAAGCCTTGGATGTGACCTTGCCCGGTCGCGCTCGCATGGCTGGTGGCTTGCACCCTGTGACCATCACACTTGAACGCGTCGAAGCCATTTTTGGATCGATGGGTTTCGAAGTGGCCCAAGGCCCAGAGATCGAAACCGATTGGTTCAACTTCACCGCGCTCAACACGCCGGAAGACCATCCTGCACGCTCCATGCACGACACCTTCTATGTGGAAGGTGGCAGCGCCGAAGCGCCCAACTTGTTGCGCACACACACCAGCCCCATGCAAGTGCGCCACGCCGTGCAACACGTCAAGCGCTACCAAGCACGTTTGGATGCCGGTCAAGGCATGCCCGAAATTCGCGTCATCGCACCCGGCCGCACCTACCGTGTGGACAGCGATGCCACGCACTCGCCCATGTTCCATCAATGCGAAGGCTTGTGGATTGGTGAGAATGTGAGTTTCAAAGACCTCAAAGTGGTCATCACCGATTTCTGCCGCACTTACTTTGAGAGCGACGATTTGGTGCTGCGCTTTCGCCCCAGCTTCTTCCCATTCACAGAGCCCAGCGCTGAGATTGACATCCAATTCCAAAGCGGCGCTTTGGCGGGCCGTTGGCTCGAAGTGGGTGGCTCAGGCCAAGTGCATCCGAACGTGGTGCGCAACATGGGCCTCGATCCTGAGCGTTTCATCGGCTTTGCCTTTGGCATGGGTATGGACCGTTTCACCATGCTGCGTTACGGCGTGAACGACTTGCGCTTGTTCTTCGATGGCGACATTCGCTTCTTGAGCCAGTTCCAATAACTTCACGCACACACGAGATTCATCATGCAATTCCCCGAATCCTGGTTGCGCGAATTCTGCAACCCCTCACTCACCACCCAAGAGCTGGCCGACATATTGACCATGGCCGGTTTGGAAGTGGAAGAACTCCAACCCGTTGCACCGCCTTTCACAGGCATCGTCGTCGGTGAAATCAAAGAAGCCGTGCAGCATCCAGACGCTGACCGCTTGCGCATTTGCCAAGTGGACGTGGGGCAGGGCGCATTGCTCAACATCGTGTGCGGCGCACCGAATGCACGCGTGGGCATCAAAATTCCATGTGCCACTGTTGGCGCTGAACTGCCGCCCGGCGAAGACGGCAAGCCTTTCAAAATCAAAGTGGGCAAGCTGCGTGGCGTGGAAAGTCAAGGCATGTTGTGTTCGGCCAAAGAACTCAAAATTGCTGACGACAACGGTGGCTTGCTTGAGTTGCCAGCCGATGCACCTTTGGGTCAAAACATCCGCGAGTACCTGAACCTCGACGACACCTTGATGACATGCAAGCTCACGCCTAACTTGGCGCATTGCTTGAGCGTGTACGGCATTGCCCGCGAAGTGTCAGCCCTCACAGGTGCACCTTTGAAGGCGCCTACTTTCTCAAGCATCGCCGCGACAAACCAAGACACCTTGGCTGTGAAGATCAGCGCGTCTGATTTGTGCGGCCGTTTCTCTGGCCGCGTGGTGCGTGGCGTGAATACCAAGGCACAAACCCCTGCATGGATGGTGAACCACTTGGCCCGCTGCGGTCAGCGCAGCGTGAGCCCCTTGGTCGACATCTCCAACTACGTGATGTTCGAGCTGGGTCGTCCTTCACACATCTTTGATCTCGACAAAATTCAAGGCGGCTTGGAGGTGCGTTGGGGCAAAGCCGGTGAACAGCTTAAGCTCTTGAACGGCAACACCGTGACCGTGGACGACAAAGTGGGCGTCATCGCTGACGCGCATCAAGTCGAGTCACTCGCTGGCATCATGGGCGGCGACGCCACTGCCGTGAATGACGACACGCAAAACATTTATATCGAAGCCGCCTTCTGGTGGCCCTCGGCCATTGCAGGCCGCTCACGCCGCTTCAACTTCAGCACCGATGCTGGCCACCGCTTTGAACGTGGTGTGGATCCTGAGTTGACGGTGGAGCACATCGAGCGCATCACCCAGTTGGTGATCGACATTTGCGGCACACCCAACACGACCGTGGGCCCGGTTGATGATCAACGTGTGAACATGCCTGTGGCCAAGCCTGTCACGTTGCGCGTGGCACGTGCTGAAAAAGTCATTGGCATGCCGCTGACCCAGCAACGCGTGGCGGATGCTTTGCGTGGCTTGGGCTTGCCCGTGACAGAAGGCGAAGGTGTTGTCACCGTGCAGCCCCCATCCTTCCGTTTCGATTTACAAATCGAAGAAGACCTGATCGAAGAAGTGGCGCGCATGGTGGGTTACAACAACCTGCCCACCACGCCACCGTTGGCACCCATCACGGCCAGCGCGTGTCAAGAAGCGCAACGTAGCCCACACGCTTTGCGCCACCACTTGGCAGCTTTGGGCTACCAAGAAACCATCAACTACAGCTTTGTGGATGAGCGTTGGGAGCACGAGTTGGCAGGCAATGCCAACCCCATCAAATTGCTCAACCCCATTGCCAGCCAAATGAGCGTGATGCGGTCCACCTTATTGGGCTCCTTGCTCAACGTGGTGAAGTTCAACGTCGATCGCAAGGCCTCACGCGTGCGCGTGTTTGAGCTGGGTCGCGTGTTTCACAAAGACGCTTCGGTGCAAAACACAGACACCACCGTGCAAGGCTTTGACCAGCCCATGCAAGTGGCAGGCATTGCTTTTGGCAGCGCTGCACCTTTGCAATGGGGCACCAAAGAACAAGCCGCAGACTTCTTCGACGTGAAAGCTGATGTGGAAGCTCTGTTGGCCCCCGCTGTCCCGCAGTTTGAAGCGGCTGAGCACCCAGCCATGCACCCCGGCCGTTGTGCCAAGGTGTTGGTCAATGGCCAAGCCGTGGGTCATGTGGGTGAGTTGCACCCACGCTGGCGTCAAAGCTGGGACTTGGCCCAAGCCCCTGTGATGTTTGAGCTCTCGCTCGATGCCGTGTTGCACCGCGATGTGCCCAAGTCCACCGGTGTGGCCAAGTTCCCTAACGTCGAGCGCGACATTGCTGTGATCGTCAAAGACAGCGTCACGCACGCCCAATTGATGGCTGCCGTGCACGCCGCCAAAACACAAGGTTTGCTGCGCAACGCCGTGTTGTTTGACGTGTATCGCCCCAAGGCTGAAAGTGCCGCCATGGCAATGGACGAGAAGAGCTTGGCCGTGCGCCTCACGCTCAACAGCGATGAAGCTACGTTGAACGAAGCCCAAATCGAAGGTGTGGTGCAAGCCGTGCTGGCCGAATTGGCCGCTCAAGTCTCTGCGCGTTTGCGCGCTTGATGTTCACACGTTAACAAGAGAACCGTATGGAACTTTCTTTTGAGAGCTTAGAAACGCCAGCCTTGACCAAAGCGCAGTTGGCTGATTTGTTGTTTGAGCAAATCGGTTTGAACAAGCGTGAGTCCAAAGACATGATTGATGCCTTCTTTGATCTCATCGCACAAAGTTTGGTCGATGGCACCGATGTGAAAATTTCAAGCTTCGGCAATTTTCAGATTCGCACCAAGGCACCACGACCTGGTCGTAACCCGCGCACAGGGGAGTCAATTCCGATTGAGGCGCGACGTGCGGTGACTTTCCATGCGAGTCACAAATTGAAAGAGCAAATACAGGGCGACAGTAATTCCAAAGTTGACAACTGATTGAAAAAGAGGCCGAGCAGGCCTCTTTTTTTTGATAAAACTGTCAGGCGATAAGATTCAGGGCTGTTCTTCGTGTAACCTCTGCGGTCCCGTTTACAAGCTACTGATTTTCATGGAGAAATCCCTCCTTCCTCCCATTCCAGCCAAGCGCTATTTCACCATTGGTGAAGTGAGCGAGTTGTGCGGCGTCAAGCCGCACGTGCTGCGCTATTGGGAGCAGGAATTCACGCAGCTGCGTCCCATGAAGCGTCGCGGTAATCGCCGCTATTACCAGCGCCACGAAGTGCTGATGATTCGCCGCATCCGCGACCTCTTGTATGACCAAGGCTTCACCATCACCGGTGCACGCAACAAGCTGCAAGAGCTGGTGCAGTCTGAGCGCGAGCGTCGTCGCGTGGGCGGTGAGTTGATTGATGTGGACTTGCCCGATGACGATGGGTTTGACGACGACTTGGATGTCGACTCAGACGACGCGCACGAATTGCCACCGCTCGCGTTGAGCAGCAGCGACGAAGCGCTGCAAACCTTGCGCAAAGAACTCACACAAATTCGCGACTTGCTCTCTGAGCTGCACTGAGTAAGCGTTATAATTTCAGCCTGATTCGGTGTGTGGCGCAGCCTGGTAGCGCACTTGCATGGGGTGCAAGGGGTCGAAGGTTCGAATCCTTTCACACCGACCAAAATGACCAAGGGCTAGCAATGCAAATTGCTAGCCCTTTTGTCTTTTCTGGCGTCGCTCAATGCGCGTCAAACAATGTCGACGTGGTGCAGCTCAAACTTGCCCGTCTTCGCATCTGCAAAGTAGTGCTGCAAAGTTTCTTTGACGGTGCGAAACGCAATCTCGTCCCAAGGTATTTCATGCTCAGCAAACAAACGCGCTTCTTGCGTTTCGTGGCCGGGGTCAAAGGTGTCGCTGGTGAGTTGTGCACGGTAAAAGAAATGCACTTGGCCCACGCGTGTGACGTTCATTAGCGTGAACAGCTCTTGCATTTCAAACTGCGCGCCGGCTTCTTCCACCGTTTCACGCGCTGCGCCTTGCGCCACGGTTTCGTTCAGTTCCATGAAGCCCGCAGGCAGCGTCCACTTGCCCAAGCGTGGTTCGATGTTGCGTTTGCACAGCAGCACTTTGTCGCCCCACACTGGCACGGTGCCCACCACGTTGAGTGGGTTCTCGTAGTGGATGGTGTGGCACGCGTTGCAGACCGCACGCTCGCGCGTGTCGCCATCGTCGGGCAGGCGGTAGGTCACCGCGCTGCCGCAGGCTTTGCAATGTTGGATGAGCGGGCGGTGCAGCATGGCGTTAGACCAGGCGAACTTTGAGCTCGCCCAAGCCGCTCACCGCACCCACCATGGTGTCGCCCGCCACCACCGCACCCACGCCTTCGGGGGTACCGGTGTAAATCAAATCACCGGGTTGCAGCTCCCATGCGGCAGACACATGCTCGATGGTTTCAGCGATGTTCCAAATGAGTTGGCTCACACTGCTGCGTTGACGGTCTTGGCCGTTGACTTGCACATAAATCTCAGCGTGTGCCACATCGCCCGCAAGTGCTGCGGGGGTGATAGGGCCAATGGGCGCGCTGTGGTCAAAGCCTTTGCCAATGCACCAAGGGCGGCCTTGTTTTTTCATGTCGTTTTGCAAATCGCGGCGTGTCATGTCCAAGCCCACGGCGTAGCCGTAGATGTGGCTCATTGCATCTGCGGCTTGGATGTTCTTGCCGCCTTTGCCAATGGCCACCACCAACTCAATTTCGTGGTGCAAATTTTTGGTGAGACTGGGGTAGAGCATGTCACCCGTTTCACCCGCATTGACCACCAACACAGCGTCTGCAGGCTTCATGAAGAAGAAGGGCGGCTCACGGCCTGTGAAGCCCATCTCTTTGGCGTGTTCTTCGTAGTTGCGGCCCACGCAGTAAATGCGGTGCACAGGAAAACGTTCAGCTTTGCCCACCACGGGCACAGACACAACGGGCGTAGGTTCAAACGCATAGCTCATAGCGTGCTCCAGTTGAAAAGACTTAGCCTTGTGATTTGCTCACGAGCTCGAAGTGCTCCACGATGGGAGGCTGTGCAAAGAAGGGGCCTACGATGGCGCGCCACTCGCCAAAGGCAGGGGACTCACGGAAGTCCACGGTGTGGTTTTCAAGCGTGGTCCAAAAAATTTGCAGCAGATAGCGCTCGGGTGACTCGATGCCACGGTTGATTTTGAAGCCCTGAAAGCCTTTGGCCTTGGCGATGACGGTGTTCACGCCGCGTTGGATGGCTTCGTCAAATGCGGCTTGTTGACCGGGTTGAATGCGAATGTCGACGAGTTCGAGAATCATGGTGTGTGTCTTGCAAGTTAAAACTGAGCCCAAGTCTACCGTCACAGCGCCCAGCCAGCCGTCGCATTCGGGATATCCTTTCGCCTTATGAGCCACACATCTGATACGACCACACCGCCTTTGTTTTGGCCCATGGATTGGGCATTGCCTGCGGGTGTGCAAGCGCTCTGCACCACGCGTGTGGGCGGTGTGTCGCAAGCTCCGTTTGATGGTTTCAATTTGGGGGACCACGTACAAGACGACACACAGGCTGTCGCGCAAAACCGCGCTTTGCTACAAGCGCAGCTGGGGGGGGCGCGGCCTGTGTTTCTCAGTCAAGTGCACGGCGTGGAGGTGGCTCAGCTCAGCGCCGTGACGCCCGATGGCACAGAAGCTGATGCTTGCCTCACGCAAGAGTCCCGAGTGGCTTGCACCATCATGGTGGCCGATTGTTTGCCTTTGTTGTTCACCGATGATGCTGGCCAAGTGGTGGCTGCCGCACATGCTGGATGGCGTGGCTTAGCTTCGGGTGTGATTGAACAAACGGTGAATGGGGTGTGTGCACAAGCAGGCGTGTTTGCAGCGCAAGTGCGTGTGTGGCTGGGACCATGCATTGGCTCTGATGCGTTTGAGGTGGGGGACGATGTGCGTGTGGCGTTTACTTCGGGCGATGCTGTAGACCCAACCCAAGCCCGAGGTTTTTTCAAACCGCACCCATCTCACGCAGGCAAATGGTTGGCTGATCTTGCAGGCTTGGCGCGTTTGCGCTTGCAGGCTTTAGGCGTTACGTCGATCGCAGGCAACGACAGCACGCCCGAGTGGTGCACGGTCGCGCAGCGCTCAAGGCTCTTTTCGTACCGGCGCGATGGTGTCACCGGACGCTTTGCCGTGTGTATTTGGCGCAACTGAAGCGCCATCACCGCCAGCGTTTTGTATACCGTTTGCCGCAAGCGCTTGTTCGCGTTCTGCGGCTTCTTTTGCCTTGATGGCACGGCGCCTTGCAGGCGTGCCCATGATGTAGCCGACCACGCCCATGGGTAATAAGCCATAGAGCAAGAAAGTAAACAGGGCGCCAAGCAAAGAGCCCACTGGGCTTGTCGCTTCAGCGATTGCCATCATCAAAGCCACGTAAATCCACGCGATCAGGACCAAATACATCTAGGGGTTTTCTCTTGAGTTTGATATCTGTCAGAAATTCGAAGGTAAATCACTGACATACTGGTGACAGTTAAAAAGACAACTGCGACTGTATAGGAGATGTGCGATGGATCAGAATGCGGCCCTCAAGAGCCTAGGGGATAGCTGGCTCAAAGCTTTGGCCTCATTTCAAACAATCGGCGGTGGTGGAGATGCAAAAACGCCTTCGTTGAGCTTCTCGCCAGACAAACTGGAAGCCCTGCAAAAGCAGTACATCGAAGAAGCCACTGACTTGTGGAACCAAAGTTTGCACGGCAAACCAGAAGTGAAAGACCGCCGTTTCAAAGGCGATGCATGGGCACACAACCCCATGGCCGCATTCACCGCGGCGGCGTATTTGCTCAACACCCGCACGATGATGGCGCTCACCGAAGCCGCCGAAACTGACGCCAAAACCAAAGCACGTATTCAATTCGCCGTTGAGCAATGGGCTGCTGCTGCTGCGCCTAGCAACTACTTGGCACTCAACGCAGAAGCTCAGCAAAAAGCGATTGAGACCAAAGGCGAGAGCATTTCCAAAGGCATTCAAAACTTGTTGCACGACATGCAGCAAGGCCATGTGTCGATGACCGACGAAAGCCTGTTTGAAGTGGGCAAAAACGTGGCCACCACCGAAGGCAAAGTGGTGTTTGAAAACGAGTTTTTCCAGTTACTCGAATACAAGCCACTCACCGCCAAGGTGTATGAGCGTCCGTTCTTGTTCATCCCGCCTTGCATCAACAAGTTCTATATCTTGGACTTGCAGCCTGAAAACTCATTCATCCGCTACGCCGTGGCCCAAGGTCATCGCACGTTTGTGGTGAGCTGGCGCAATCCTGATGAAAGCCTACGCAACACCACATGGGACAACTATGTGGAGGATGTGGCCATTCAAGCCATCAAGGTGGTACAAGAAATTGGCGGCGCAAAGCAAATTAATGCTCTGGGTTTCTGCGTGGGCGGCACCATTCTTTCTAATGCGCTGGCTGTGCTGGCCGCGCGTGGCGAAAAACCAGTGGCCAGCGCAACTTTGTTGACTACGCTGATTGACTTCACAGACACCGGCATCTTGGATGTGTTCATTGACGAAGGGTTTGTGAAGTACCGCGAAGGCCAGTTTGCCGAAGGCGGGCTGATGAAGGGCAAAGACATGGCGTCGACCTTCAGCTTCTTGCGCCCCAACGATTTGGTGTGGAACTACGTGGTTGGCAACTACCTCAAAGGTGAAACACCGCCACCGTTTGACTTGCTTTACTGGAACAGCGATTCCACCAACTTACCCGGCCCCATGTATGCCTGGTACTTGCGCAACACCTACCTTGAGAATAACCTCATCAAGCCTGGCAAAGCCATGGTGTGCGGCGAGAAGATTGACTTGCGCAAGGTGGACATGCCCATCTACATCTACGGCTCGCGTGAAGACCACATCGTGCCGATTGGCGGCGCGTATGCCAGCACACATGTGTTCCCTGGCAAGAAGCGTTTTGTGATGGGGGCCTCTGGCCACATCGCAGGCGTGATCAATCCACCCGCGGCCAAGAAGCGTTGTTACTGGACGGGCAGCGAAACCAGTTTCCCCAAAGACGCTGAGCAATGGATTGCCAAATCCAAAGAGCACGCTGGCAGTTGGTGGACCGATTGGTCTGCTTGGCTCAAAACACACGCAGGCAAACAAATCGCAGCACCCAAAGCCTACGGCAAGGGCAAGCACAAAGCGATTGAGGTCGCACCCGGTCGTTACGTCAAAGAACGCGCCAGTCATTAATTTTTAAAAACTTCTTATATTTTTGGAGACACACATGGAAG contains:
- a CDS encoding fumarylacetoacetate hydrolase family protein codes for the protein MSYAFEPTPVVSVPVVGKAERFPVHRIYCVGRNYEEHAKEMGFTGREPPFFFMKPADAVLVVNAGETGDMLYPSLTKNLHHEIELVVAIGKGGKNIQAADAMSHIYGYAVGLDMTRRDLQNDMKKQGRPWCIGKGFDHSAPIGPITPAALAGDVAHAEIYVQVNGQDRQRSSVSQLIWNIAETIEHVSAAWELQPGDLIYTGTPEGVGAVVAGDTMVGAVSGLGELKVRLV
- the rpmI gene encoding 50S ribosomal protein L35 encodes the protein MPKMKTKSSAKKRFRVRPGGTVKRGQAFKRHILTKKTTKNKRHLRGAVNVHETNMGHMAQMLPKCGL
- the rplT gene encoding 50S ribosomal protein L20 — protein: MPRVKRGVTARARHKKVLALAKGFRGRRGNVFRIAKQAVMKAGQYAYRDRRTKKRVFRQLWIARINAAARQCGLTYSQFANGLKKAAIEIDRKMLADLAVHDMAAFASIVNQVKAKLAA
- the pheT gene encoding phenylalanine--tRNA ligase subunit beta, which codes for MQFPESWLREFCNPSLTTQELADILTMAGLEVEELQPVAPPFTGIVVGEIKEAVQHPDADRLRICQVDVGQGALLNIVCGAPNARVGIKIPCATVGAELPPGEDGKPFKIKVGKLRGVESQGMLCSAKELKIADDNGGLLELPADAPLGQNIREYLNLDDTLMTCKLTPNLAHCLSVYGIAREVSALTGAPLKAPTFSSIAATNQDTLAVKISASDLCGRFSGRVVRGVNTKAQTPAWMVNHLARCGQRSVSPLVDISNYVMFELGRPSHIFDLDKIQGGLEVRWGKAGEQLKLLNGNTVTVDDKVGVIADAHQVESLAGIMGGDATAVNDDTQNIYIEAAFWWPSAIAGRSRRFNFSTDAGHRFERGVDPELTVEHIERITQLVIDICGTPNTTVGPVDDQRVNMPVAKPVTLRVARAEKVIGMPLTQQRVADALRGLGLPVTEGEGVVTVQPPSFRFDLQIEEDLIEEVARMVGYNNLPTTPPLAPITASACQEAQRSPHALRHHLAALGYQETINYSFVDERWEHELAGNANPIKLLNPIASQMSVMRSTLLGSLLNVVKFNVDRKASRVRVFELGRVFHKDASVQNTDTTVQGFDQPMQVAGIAFGSAAPLQWGTKEQAADFFDVKADVEALLAPAVPQFEAAEHPAMHPGRCAKVLVNGQAVGHVGELHPRWRQSWDLAQAPVMFELSLDAVLHRDVPKSTGVAKFPNVERDIAVIVKDSVTHAQLMAAVHAAKTQGLLRNAVLFDVYRPKAESAAMAMDEKSLAVRLTLNSDEATLNEAQIEGVVQAVLAELAAQVSARLRA
- a CDS encoding antibiotic biosynthesis monooxygenase, which produces MILELVDIRIQPGQQAAFDEAIQRGVNTVIAKAKGFQGFKINRGIESPERYLLQIFWTTLENHTVDFRESPAFGEWRAIVGPFFAQPPIVEHFELVSKSQG
- the pgeF gene encoding peptidoglycan editing factor PgeF; its protein translation is MSHTSDTTTPPLFWPMDWALPAGVQALCTTRVGGVSQAPFDGFNLGDHVQDDTQAVAQNRALLQAQLGGARPVFLSQVHGVEVAQLSAVTPDGTEADACLTQESRVACTIMVADCLPLLFTDDAGQVVAAAHAGWRGLASGVIEQTVNGVCAQAGVFAAQVRVWLGPCIGSDAFEVGDDVRVAFTSGDAVDPTQARGFFKPHPSHAGKWLADLAGLARLRLQALGVTSIAGNDSTPEWCTVAQRSRLFSYRRDGVTGRFAVCIWRN
- the phaC gene encoding class I poly(R)-hydroxyalkanoic acid synthase, whose product is MDQNAALKSLGDSWLKALASFQTIGGGGDAKTPSLSFSPDKLEALQKQYIEEATDLWNQSLHGKPEVKDRRFKGDAWAHNPMAAFTAAAYLLNTRTMMALTEAAETDAKTKARIQFAVEQWAAAAAPSNYLALNAEAQQKAIETKGESISKGIQNLLHDMQQGHVSMTDESLFEVGKNVATTEGKVVFENEFFQLLEYKPLTAKVYERPFLFIPPCINKFYILDLQPENSFIRYAVAQGHRTFVVSWRNPDESLRNTTWDNYVEDVAIQAIKVVQEIGGAKQINALGFCVGGTILSNALAVLAARGEKPVASATLLTTLIDFTDTGILDVFIDEGFVKYREGQFAEGGLMKGKDMASTFSFLRPNDLVWNYVVGNYLKGETPPPFDLLYWNSDSTNLPGPMYAWYLRNTYLENNLIKPGKAMVCGEKIDLRKVDMPIYIYGSREDHIVPIGGAYASTHVFPGKKRFVMGASGHIAGVINPPAAKKRCYWTGSETSFPKDAEQWIAKSKEHAGSWWTDWSAWLKTHAGKQIAAPKAYGKGKHKAIEVAPGRYVKERASH
- a CDS encoding MerR family transcriptional regulator yields the protein MEKSLLPPIPAKRYFTIGEVSELCGVKPHVLRYWEQEFTQLRPMKRRGNRRYYQRHEVLMIRRIRDLLYDQGFTITGARNKLQELVQSERERRRVGGELIDVDLPDDDGFDDDLDVDSDDAHELPPLALSSSDEALQTLRKELTQIRDLLSELH
- the infC gene encoding translation initiation factor IF-3, with translation MVTIATEFRDRRQREERKHRLNREIMAPEVRLSGPDNEPLGIVSLADALRMAGEIDVDLVEIAATAVPPVCRLMDYGKFKYQEQKKAAEAKSKQKVIEVKEIKFRPGTDDGDYNIKMRNIKRFLDDGDKCKITLRFRGREITHQEIGMALLQRIRDELADLIVVEQFPKLEGRQMIMMIAPGKKKSGGAAKPAAEAAPAASA
- a CDS encoding NUDIX hydrolase; translation: MLHRPLIQHCKACGSAVTYRLPDDGDTRERAVCNACHTIHYENPLNVVGTVPVWGDKVLLCKRNIEPRLGKWTLPAGFMELNETVAQGAARETVEEAGAQFEMQELFTLMNVTRVGQVHFFYRAQLTSDTFDPGHETQEARLFAEHEIPWDEIAFRTVKETLQHYFADAKTGKFELHHVDIV
- the pheS gene encoding phenylalanine--tRNA ligase subunit alpha gives rise to the protein MNELDSLVASAQALFAQSTTPADLENAKAQFLGKSGRITEMMKGMAALSVEEKKSTGAAINVAKQAIEAALTARRQALADAELETQLKAEALDVTLPGRARMAGGLHPVTITLERVEAIFGSMGFEVAQGPEIETDWFNFTALNTPEDHPARSMHDTFYVEGGSAEAPNLLRTHTSPMQVRHAVQHVKRYQARLDAGQGMPEIRVIAPGRTYRVDSDATHSPMFHQCEGLWIGENVSFKDLKVVITDFCRTYFESDDLVLRFRPSFFPFTEPSAEIDIQFQSGALAGRWLEVGGSGQVHPNVVRNMGLDPERFIGFAFGMGMDRFTMLRYGVNDLRLFFDGDIRFLSQFQ
- a CDS encoding integration host factor subunit alpha; amino-acid sequence: MELSFESLETPALTKAQLADLLFEQIGLNKRESKDMIDAFFDLIAQSLVDGTDVKISSFGNFQIRTKAPRPGRNPRTGESIPIEARRAVTFHASHKLKEQIQGDSNSKVDN